A region of Vibrio chagasii DNA encodes the following proteins:
- the hemH gene encoding ferrochelatase: MENNKKQGVLLVNLGTPDSATPAGVRRFLSEFLHDKRVVNLTRWLWCPILHGVILPIRSPKVAKLYQSVWMDDGSPLLVYSQRQAEKLQKKLEMPVALGMTYGNPSLKTGVEQLMEQGVEEIIVLPLYPQYSGTTTAAVSDGLTKAFKQMPVIPSYRFIRDYYAHPSYTKALAESVRSHWEKNGRADHLVCSFHGIPKRLADEGDIYPQHCEATTKLLAEELGLSADDITMTYQSRFGREEWLKPYTDETLESLPSKGIKKIDIMAPAFSVDCLETLEEISDQCKETFIDAGGSEFSYIMCLNDRDSHIDMMAELVEMHR; encoded by the coding sequence ATGGAAAATAATAAAAAGCAGGGCGTTTTACTGGTGAACTTAGGTACGCCAGATTCTGCGACCCCAGCTGGCGTTCGTCGATTTTTGAGTGAATTTTTGCACGATAAGCGAGTCGTTAATCTAACGCGCTGGCTATGGTGCCCGATATTGCACGGAGTGATTTTACCGATTCGTTCACCTAAAGTAGCCAAGCTTTATCAGTCGGTTTGGATGGACGACGGCTCACCGCTTCTTGTGTATTCGCAAAGACAAGCAGAGAAGCTACAGAAGAAGTTAGAGATGCCTGTCGCGCTGGGTATGACTTATGGTAATCCAAGCCTGAAAACGGGCGTTGAGCAACTGATGGAGCAGGGCGTTGAAGAGATCATCGTACTGCCTCTGTATCCTCAGTATTCAGGCACTACCACAGCTGCGGTTTCTGATGGTTTAACCAAAGCCTTTAAACAGATGCCTGTTATTCCTAGTTACCGCTTTATCCGTGATTACTACGCACACCCTAGTTACACCAAAGCACTGGCTGAGAGTGTTCGTAGCCACTGGGAGAAAAATGGCCGAGCGGATCATTTGGTTTGCTCTTTCCACGGTATTCCGAAGCGATTAGCAGATGAAGGTGATATTTATCCTCAACACTGTGAGGCGACAACTAAGCTACTAGCTGAGGAGCTTGGTTTATCTGCAGACGATATCACCATGACTTACCAGTCTCGATTTGGTCGAGAGGAATGGTTAAAGCCATATACAGATGAGACGCTTGAATCATTGCCAAGCAAAGGGATCAAGAAGATCGATATCATGGCTCCAGCTTTTTCGGTGGACTGTTTAGAAACGCTGGAAGAGATTTCAGATCAGTGTAAGGAAACCTTCATTGACGCTGGTGGTTCTGAGTTTAGCTATATTATGTGTCTCAACGATAGAGATTCGCATATCGACATGATGGCTGAACTGGTAGAGATGCACCGTTAA
- a CDS encoding peptide MFS transporter: protein MPSNHNIFGHPRGLFLLFSTELWERFSYYAMRAILVLFLTDTTINGGLGWSTKDALDLYGIYTGLVYITPLIGGWIADNYLGQRKSILIGGVLMALGQFTLALPSGFMGLDQVSALYLGLALLISGNGMFKPNISTMVGDLYQEGDNRRDGAFTIFYMGINLGALLGGLISGAAVDSYGWKAGFLAAGIGMVISLIMQMTMAQSWLGNIGSVPAAARAKAMNKSKEKAPLTKEEFDRLKVILIMGLFVIVFWAGFEQAGGLMNIYTQQYTDRMIGDFEVPAAWFQSLNPFFIITLAPIIAAFWVKLGKREPNSPVKFAMALFFLALGFVCMMGAVMEQGGDLTVKTSMLWLVGAFFFHTLGELCLSPIGLSLVTKLAPLRLASLMMGAWFGFNAIANYVAGLVGSHVGELGAMAIFSGIAITATISGILLLLCAGKLVSWMHGVESNMTLESEPKEERTAETSVA, encoded by the coding sequence ATGCCAAGCAATCACAACATCTTTGGCCACCCTAGAGGCCTATTTCTACTTTTCAGCACAGAGCTATGGGAACGTTTCTCCTACTACGCTATGCGTGCGATTCTTGTTTTATTCTTAACAGATACAACGATCAACGGCGGATTGGGCTGGTCGACAAAAGACGCGCTTGACCTTTACGGTATCTACACTGGTTTGGTTTATATCACGCCTTTGATCGGTGGTTGGATTGCCGACAACTACCTAGGGCAGCGTAAGTCGATTCTTATTGGTGGCGTGTTAATGGCACTTGGCCAGTTTACACTAGCTCTACCAAGCGGCTTTATGGGCCTAGACCAAGTAAGTGCACTTTACCTAGGTTTAGCGCTGCTTATTAGTGGTAACGGTATGTTTAAGCCAAACATCTCGACTATGGTTGGTGACCTTTACCAAGAAGGTGATAACCGTCGTGATGGCGCATTTACTATTTTCTACATGGGCATCAACTTAGGTGCATTATTAGGTGGTCTTATCTCTGGTGCTGCAGTTGATTCATATGGCTGGAAAGCAGGTTTCCTAGCGGCAGGTATCGGTATGGTTATTAGCTTAATCATGCAAATGACAATGGCTCAATCATGGTTAGGTAATATCGGTTCTGTGCCAGCAGCTGCTCGTGCAAAAGCTATGAACAAATCGAAAGAGAAAGCACCGCTAACTAAAGAAGAGTTCGATCGACTAAAAGTTATTTTGATCATGGGTCTGTTCGTGATTGTTTTCTGGGCAGGCTTTGAACAAGCTGGCGGCCTAATGAACATCTACACTCAACAATATACAGACCGTATGATTGGTGATTTTGAAGTTCCGGCAGCGTGGTTCCAATCTCTAAACCCATTCTTCATTATTACACTTGCACCAATCATTGCTGCATTCTGGGTGAAGTTAGGTAAACGTGAACCAAACTCACCGGTTAAATTTGCGATGGCTCTGTTCTTCTTGGCGCTAGGCTTCGTCTGCATGATGGGCGCGGTAATGGAGCAAGGTGGTGACCTTACAGTTAAAACTTCGATGCTGTGGTTAGTAGGTGCATTCTTCTTCCATACACTTGGTGAGCTTTGCCTATCTCCTATCGGTCTATCGTTAGTGACTAAGCTAGCACCGCTACGTTTAGCATCACTAATGATGGGTGCATGGTTTGGTTTCAACGCTATTGCAAACTACGTAGCTGGCCTTGTGGGCTCTCATGTAGGTGAGCTAGGCGCGATGGCAATTTTCAGTGGTATTGCAATTACAGCAACGATCAGCGGCATCTTACTGCTTCTTTGTGCTGGTAAGCTTGTATCTTGGATGCACGGCGTAGAGAGCAACATGACGCTAGAGTCTGAACCAAAAGAAGAGCGCACTGCAGAAACTTCTGTTGCTTAA
- the rfaH gene encoding transcription/translation regulatory transformer protein RfaH, which produces MKRWYLLYCKRGDQKRAQQHLENQGVECFYPQIEVEKVVRGKEKVVKEPLFPSYVFVRFDYEQGPSFTTVRSTRGVVDFIKFGALPHEVQGDLVFELKELEKHCSNDVEDCCVEFESGQVVKINSGQFAGIEAIFHQKDGEARSIMLVKMISQVVPISIENEALQAHA; this is translated from the coding sequence ATGAAACGTTGGTATTTACTTTACTGCAAGCGTGGCGATCAAAAACGCGCTCAGCAGCATTTAGAGAATCAAGGGGTAGAGTGCTTTTACCCACAAATAGAAGTCGAAAAAGTAGTGAGAGGGAAAGAAAAGGTGGTCAAAGAGCCGCTGTTCCCTTCATACGTTTTTGTTCGATTTGATTATGAACAAGGACCAAGCTTTACGACCGTTCGTTCAACACGCGGCGTAGTGGACTTCATTAAGTTTGGAGCGCTACCACATGAAGTACAAGGCGACTTGGTTTTTGAGCTCAAAGAACTTGAGAAGCATTGCAGCAATGATGTTGAAGATTGCTGTGTTGAGTTCGAATCTGGTCAAGTTGTGAAAATTAATAGCGGTCAGTTTGCTGGTATAGAGGCGATTTTCCATCAGAAAGACGGTGAGGCTCGCTCTATCATGCTAGTGAAGATGATCAGCCAGGTAGTGCCAATCAGTATTGAAAACGAGGCGCTACAAGCACACGCTTAA
- the asnB gene encoding asparagine synthase B, giving the protein MCSVFGILDIKSDAAALRPIALEMSKKLRHRGPDWSGIYASDKAILAHERLAIVGLNSGAQPLYSQDKKHILAVNGEIYNHKELRARYEDKYQFQTDSDCEVILALYQEMGADLLEELNGIFAFVLYDEEKDKYLVGRDHIGIIPLYQGYDEHGNYYVASEMKALVPVCKTISEFPPGSFYSSKDAEPQRYYVRDWNEYAAVQGNSTSKEDLTEALEAAVKRQLMTDVPYGVLLSGGLDSSITSAVAKRFAAMRIEDDEQSEAWWPQLHSFAVGLEGAPDLIAAREVADKIGTVHHEMTYTIQEGLDAIRDVIYHIETYDVTTIRASTPMYLLARKIKAMGIKMVLSGEGADEIFGGYLYFHKAPNAKEFHEETVRKLLALNMFDCARANKSLAAWGVEGRVPFLDKEFIDVAMRLNPEDKMCGNGKMEKHILRECFEHYLPDSIAWRQKEQFSDGVGYDWIDTLKATAEAKVTDKQMETAQFRFPYNTPTTKEGYAYREIFEELFPLESAAECVPGGPSVACSSAKAIEWDESFQNCVDPSGRAVQAVHNDAYNA; this is encoded by the coding sequence ATGTGTTCAGTATTTGGCATTCTCGACATAAAAAGTGATGCCGCAGCACTTCGCCCTATCGCTTTAGAAATGTCTAAAAAGCTTCGTCACCGTGGACCAGATTGGTCTGGCATCTATGCAAGTGACAAAGCAATCCTTGCTCACGAGCGTTTAGCTATCGTTGGTCTAAATAGTGGTGCTCAGCCGCTATACAGCCAAGACAAGAAGCACATTCTTGCGGTAAACGGCGAAATCTATAACCACAAAGAACTTCGTGCTCGCTATGAAGATAAGTACCAGTTCCAGACGGACTCTGACTGTGAAGTTATCCTAGCGCTATACCAAGAAATGGGCGCAGACCTGCTAGAAGAGCTAAACGGTATCTTCGCATTCGTTTTATACGATGAAGAAAAAGACAAATACTTAGTAGGCCGCGACCACATCGGTATCATCCCGCTTTACCAAGGCTACGATGAACACGGTAACTACTATGTTGCTTCTGAAATGAAAGCACTAGTTCCTGTATGTAAAACAATTAGCGAGTTCCCTCCAGGCAGCTTCTACTCTTCGAAAGATGCAGAGCCACAACGTTACTATGTTCGCGACTGGAACGAATACGCAGCAGTGCAAGGCAACAGCACAAGCAAGGAAGACCTAACGGAAGCACTAGAAGCAGCCGTTAAACGTCAACTAATGACTGACGTACCTTACGGTGTACTTCTGTCTGGTGGTCTAGATTCGTCAATCACTTCTGCAGTCGCGAAACGCTTTGCGGCAATGCGTATTGAAGATGATGAGCAGTCTGAAGCTTGGTGGCCACAACTGCACTCATTTGCGGTTGGTCTAGAAGGTGCACCTGATCTTATCGCTGCTCGTGAAGTGGCAGACAAGATCGGTACCGTTCACCACGAGATGACATACACCATTCAAGAAGGTTTGGATGCAATCCGTGACGTTATCTACCACATCGAAACCTACGATGTAACGACAATTCGCGCGTCTACGCCAATGTACCTACTTGCTCGCAAGATCAAAGCAATGGGTATCAAAATGGTACTGTCTGGAGAAGGTGCTGATGAGATCTTTGGTGGTTACTTGTACTTCCACAAAGCGCCAAATGCAAAAGAGTTCCATGAAGAAACGGTACGTAAGCTGCTGGCTCTGAACATGTTTGACTGTGCTCGTGCGAACAAATCGCTGGCAGCATGGGGCGTAGAAGGTCGTGTACCATTCTTGGACAAAGAGTTCATCGATGTAGCAATGCGCTTAAACCCAGAAGACAAAATGTGTGGCAACGGTAAGATGGAGAAACACATCCTACGTGAGTGTTTTGAACACTACTTACCGGATTCAATTGCATGGCGTCAAAAAGAGCAGTTCTCTGATGGTGTTGGCTACGACTGGATTGATACGTTGAAAGCAACCGCTGAAGCGAAAGTAACGGATAAGCAAATGGAAACGGCTCAGTTCCGTTTCCCATACAACACGCCAACGACTAAAGAAGGCTACGCTTACCGCGAAATCTTTGAAGAGTTGTTCCCGCTAGAATCTGCAGCAGAGTGTGTACCAGGGGGGCCATCTGTCGCTTGTTCATCAGCGAAAGCCATTGAGTGGGATGAGTCGTTCCAAAACTGTGTAGACCCATCAGGTCGTGCGGTTCAAGCGGTTCACAACGACGCTTACAACGCGTAA
- a CDS encoding cation:proton antiporter: protein MELILISTAFIAGFIALKCHLPPLVGFLVAGFGLFAFGFETNETIITLADLGVTLLLFTIGLKLDIKTLLSKEIWAGATIHNLLSTLFFAVALFGFKFLGISSLAAMSVEQIVLLGFALSFSSTVFAVKSLQEKGEMNATYGTLAIGILVMQDIFAVVFLTASTGKLPEWYAIALFALPFLRPLFYKVLDWVGHGEMLVLFGIFFALVVGAGLFQLVGMKPDLGALILGMLLAGHRKASELSKSLFNLKELFLVCFFLNIGLSEQPTIQGFMLAVLFLLLLPVKGVLYFLVLNRFKFRVRTSLLASLSLFNYSEFGLIVGGLAFKMGWMSGDILVAVAIAVSLSFLVAAPLNRAGHKLYQQSGKWLKEHAAEKLHQRDKRIDPGRAQVLILGMGRIGTGAYDELRSRYGKVSLGVEVREEAAHTHRSHGRNVISGDATDPDFWERILDTANVKLVILAMPHHQGNQTALEQLKSRNFKGQIAAIAEYPDQLDTLKENGVDAAFNIYSEAGSGFARHVCEQLNPNINKI from the coding sequence ATGGAACTTATATTAATATCCACTGCGTTTATCGCAGGATTTATTGCTTTAAAGTGTCACCTTCCCCCACTGGTTGGTTTTTTGGTTGCGGGCTTTGGGCTTTTTGCCTTTGGTTTCGAAACCAATGAGACCATCATTACTTTGGCTGATCTCGGTGTCACCCTGCTCCTATTCACCATCGGCTTGAAGCTAGATATCAAAACCCTACTCTCTAAAGAGATCTGGGCCGGCGCCACAATACATAACCTTTTATCCACTCTGTTTTTTGCCGTCGCCCTATTCGGTTTTAAGTTCCTTGGCATTTCGTCACTGGCAGCTATGTCAGTCGAGCAAATTGTTCTTCTCGGCTTCGCCCTATCATTCTCCAGTACCGTATTTGCGGTAAAGTCTCTGCAAGAGAAAGGGGAAATGAATGCCACCTACGGCACCTTGGCAATTGGTATCTTGGTCATGCAAGATATTTTCGCTGTCGTCTTTCTTACCGCTTCAACAGGCAAGCTGCCTGAATGGTACGCAATTGCTCTATTTGCGTTGCCATTCCTACGTCCACTGTTCTACAAAGTGCTAGATTGGGTTGGCCACGGTGAAATGTTAGTCCTATTCGGCATTTTCTTCGCTTTGGTTGTCGGTGCTGGACTCTTCCAATTGGTGGGTATGAAGCCAGATTTAGGAGCTCTTATCCTAGGTATGTTGCTCGCGGGTCATCGAAAAGCTTCAGAGCTATCAAAATCACTGTTTAACCTGAAAGAGCTGTTTCTTGTCTGTTTCTTCTTAAATATTGGCTTATCAGAACAGCCCACCATTCAAGGCTTTATGCTAGCGGTACTGTTCTTGTTGCTGTTACCAGTGAAAGGCGTGCTTTACTTCTTGGTACTTAATCGCTTCAAGTTCCGCGTTCGTACTTCGTTGCTCGCTTCACTATCACTGTTTAACTACAGTGAGTTTGGCTTAATCGTTGGTGGCCTTGCCTTTAAGATGGGATGGATGTCTGGCGATATCTTAGTTGCCGTCGCGATTGCAGTATCACTTTCTTTCCTAGTTGCAGCACCTCTAAACCGTGCAGGCCACAAGCTTTACCAACAATCCGGTAAATGGTTAAAAGAGCACGCAGCAGAAAAGCTTCATCAACGTGATAAGCGAATTGACCCGGGTCGTGCTCAAGTACTTATTCTTGGTATGGGACGAATTGGTACCGGTGCTTATGATGAATTACGTTCACGCTACGGTAAGGTAAGTTTGGGGGTCGAAGTTCGTGAAGAAGCTGCACATACCCATAGAAGCCACGGTAGAAACGTGATTTCTGGCGACGCGACCGACCCAGATTTCTGGGAGCGTATTCTGGATACCGCAAATGTAAAACTGGTTATCTTAGCTATGCCTCATCACCAAGGTAATCAAACCGCTTTGGAGCAATTAAAGTCACGTAACTTTAAAGGGCAGATTGCAGCTATCGCTGAATACCCTGACCAACTAGATACTTTGAAAGAAAATGGTGTTGATGCGGCGTTTAACATCTATAGCGAAGCCGGTAGTGGTTTTGCTCGCCACGTTTGTGAGCAATTAAACCCAAACATCAATAAAATCTAA
- a CDS encoding ROK family transcriptional regulator — translation MNGGQIGNVDLVKQLNSAAVYRLIDQQGPISRIQVADVSQLAPASVTKITRQLLERGLIKEVAQQASTGGRRAISLTTEVEPFHSIAVRLGRDYIQVSLHDLGGRELAFQQQDLNYSDQSDLTQGLVNTLKAFIAEHQPKIDQLIAIGVTLPGLVNPTTGVVEYMPNTDIDNLALSDIIRDTFHVACFVGNDVRGMALAEHYFGASQDSQDSILVSVHRGTGAGIIVNGQVFLGHNRNVGEIGHIQIDPLGEQCQCGNFGCLETVAANPAIVERVQKLIKQGYESSLTELERITIQDVCDHAMNGDELAKQSLVRVGNQLGKAIAMTINLFNPQKVIIAGDITKAQEIVFPAIKRNVENQSLTTFHSGLPIVASQIDKHPTMGAFAMIKRAMLNGVLLQKLLED, via the coding sequence ATGAATGGCGGACAAATAGGTAACGTAGACTTAGTTAAACAACTAAACAGTGCGGCGGTATACCGACTTATAGACCAACAAGGGCCTATTAGTCGTATACAAGTGGCTGATGTAAGCCAACTCGCACCGGCAAGTGTTACAAAAATTACCCGCCAACTATTAGAGCGCGGCCTAATTAAAGAGGTCGCACAGCAAGCGTCTACTGGCGGTAGACGCGCTATCTCTCTAACCACAGAAGTAGAGCCTTTTCACTCTATCGCTGTGCGCTTAGGGAGAGACTACATTCAAGTTAGCCTTCATGATCTTGGTGGTCGTGAATTGGCTTTCCAACAGCAAGACCTTAACTATTCAGATCAGTCAGACCTTACTCAAGGCTTGGTCAATACACTCAAGGCCTTCATCGCTGAACACCAACCGAAAATCGATCAGCTGATTGCGATTGGCGTGACCCTTCCAGGCTTAGTTAACCCGACGACGGGTGTCGTCGAGTACATGCCAAATACAGACATCGATAACCTTGCATTAAGCGACATTATTCGCGACACATTCCATGTCGCTTGTTTTGTTGGCAACGATGTTCGCGGAATGGCATTAGCGGAGCACTACTTTGGCGCGAGCCAAGACAGCCAAGACTCTATCTTAGTGAGTGTTCACCGCGGTACTGGTGCAGGTATTATCGTTAACGGTCAGGTTTTCTTAGGTCATAACCGTAACGTCGGTGAAATCGGTCATATCCAAATCGATCCACTTGGTGAACAGTGCCAATGTGGTAACTTTGGTTGTCTTGAAACGGTAGCGGCAAACCCTGCAATCGTTGAGCGCGTGCAAAAACTGATTAAACAAGGCTACGAGTCTTCTTTAACCGAGCTTGAGCGTATTACTATTCAAGACGTGTGCGACCACGCAATGAATGGTGACGAGTTGGCTAAGCAGAGCTTGGTTCGAGTAGGAAACCAGTTAGGTAAAGCGATCGCGATGACGATCAACCTATTTAACCCTCAAAAAGTGATCATCGCTGGTGATATTACTAAGGCACAAGAGATTGTTTTCCCTGCAATTAAGCGCAATGTAGAGAATCAGTCGCTAACGACTTTCCATAGCGGCCTGCCTATTGTAGCATCACAGATCGATAAACATCCTACGATGGGAGCTTTTGCTATGATCAAGCGCGCCATGCTCAACGGTGTGTTACTGCAGAAGCTACTTGAAGATTAA
- the nagA gene encoding N-acetylglucosamine-6-phosphate deacetylase, whose translation MYALSNCKIYTGSDVLTDHAVVIENELIKKVCPISELPEGIEVRDLDGANLSPGFIDLQLNGCGGVMLNDEITAETMQIMHKANLKSGCTSFLPTLITSSDEDMRAVITAAREYHNQYQNQSLGLHLEGPYLNVAKKGIHSVDHIRKSDSEMIELICENSDLVAKVTLAPELNDPEHIERLHKAGVVVSIGHTNATYAEARQGFESGITFATHLFNAMTPMVGREPGVVGAIYDTPEVYAGIIADGFHVDYANIRIAHKIKGEKLVLVTDATAPAGADMEYFIFVGKKVYYRDGKCVDENGTLGGSALTMIEAVQNTVEHAGIALDEALRMATLYPATAIGVESKLGRIKKGMVANLAVFDRDFNVKATVVNGQYEHN comes from the coding sequence ATGTACGCGCTAAGTAACTGTAAAATTTACACTGGTAGTGATGTTCTAACCGATCATGCTGTAGTAATCGAAAACGAACTGATCAAAAAAGTCTGCCCTATCTCTGAATTACCAGAAGGTATCGAGGTTCGTGACCTAGACGGTGCAAACCTAAGCCCGGGTTTCATTGACCTACAACTGAACGGTTGTGGTGGCGTGATGTTGAACGATGAAATCACTGCAGAAACAATGCAGATCATGCACAAAGCAAACCTAAAATCAGGCTGTACTAGCTTCTTGCCTACTCTGATTACTTCTTCAGATGAAGACATGCGCGCAGTTATTACGGCAGCTCGTGAATATCATAACCAATACCAGAACCAATCTTTAGGTCTTCACCTTGAAGGTCCATACCTAAACGTTGCGAAAAAAGGCATTCACAGCGTTGATCATATTCGTAAGTCTGACAGCGAGATGATTGAGCTTATCTGTGAGAACAGTGACCTTGTTGCGAAAGTAACACTTGCTCCTGAGCTGAACGACCCAGAGCATATCGAGCGTCTACACAAAGCTGGTGTTGTCGTTTCGATCGGTCATACCAACGCAACTTATGCAGAAGCACGCCAAGGTTTCGAATCTGGTATCACATTCGCAACGCACCTATTCAATGCAATGACACCTATGGTTGGTCGTGAACCAGGTGTGGTTGGCGCTATTTATGATACACCTGAGGTGTATGCAGGCATCATCGCCGACGGCTTCCACGTTGATTACGCAAACATCAGAATTGCGCATAAAATCAAGGGAGAAAAGTTGGTATTAGTGACGGATGCCACAGCTCCTGCAGGTGCTGACATGGAATACTTTATTTTTGTCGGTAAGAAAGTATATTACCGAGATGGTAAGTGTGTTGATGAAAACGGCACACTGGGCGGCTCAGCTCTGACTATGATTGAAGCAGTTCAGAACACAGTTGAGCACGCTGGTATCGCTTTAGACGAAGCTCTTCGCATGGCTACACTATACCCAGCTACAGCTATCGGTGTAGAAAGCAAGCTAGGTCGAATCAAAAAAGGCATGGTTGCAAACCTAGCTGTATTTGACCGAGACTTTAACGTTAAAGCGACGGTTGTTAATGGACAATACGAGCACAATTAA
- the nagE gene encoding N-acetylglucosamine-specific PTS transporter subunit IIBC codes for MLPIATLPIAALLLRLGQGDLLDIPFMAQAGGAIFGNLPLLFGLGIAIGLSKDGNGAAGLAGAVAYFVLTATATTINADVNMSFFGGIFAGIIAGHSYNAFHATRLPEWLAFFAGKRLVPIMAGLFALVAGAVSGVVWPGVQSGLDALAHAVSTSGAIGQFVYGTLNRALIPVGLHHVLNSYFWFGMGTCQEIIVAGQGAFANITQLCVDPSLAKTLVVGQEHTFTFANSVTPEITTVVKEVTDTVKSGDLHRFFGGDKGAGVFMNGFFPVMMFGLPGAALAMYLAAPAEKRSQVGGALFSVAFCSFLTGITEPLEFMFVFLAPALYAMHAVFTGLSLVVANMFGTLHGFGFSAGLIDFVLNWGLATKPLVLLAIGLGFGALYFFTFSFAIRAFNLKSPGREDDDAAATPAGEAPKGDLARQYLKALGGHENLTSIDACITRLRLTLKDRSVADEAVLKKLGAKGVVKLGENNLQVILGPLAEIVAGEMKAIGAGEDLSDVKLP; via the coding sequence ATGCTACCTATCGCAACGCTTCCGATTGCGGCGCTTCTATTACGTTTAGGTCAAGGCGATCTACTTGATATTCCATTTATGGCGCAAGCTGGTGGTGCTATCTTCGGTAACCTACCATTGCTATTTGGTCTAGGTATCGCGATTGGTCTTTCTAAAGACGGTAACGGCGCAGCTGGTCTTGCTGGTGCAGTTGCTTACTTCGTTCTAACAGCGACAGCAACAACAATTAACGCTGACGTTAACATGTCTTTCTTCGGCGGTATCTTCGCAGGTATCATCGCAGGTCACTCTTACAACGCTTTCCATGCTACACGCCTTCCTGAGTGGCTGGCATTCTTCGCTGGTAAACGTTTAGTACCAATCATGGCTGGCCTATTTGCACTTGTTGCAGGTGCTGTGTCTGGTGTGGTTTGGCCTGGTGTTCAATCTGGTCTAGACGCACTGGCTCACGCAGTATCAACGTCTGGCGCTATCGGTCAATTCGTTTACGGTACTCTTAACCGTGCACTTATCCCTGTAGGTCTACACCACGTATTGAACTCGTACTTCTGGTTCGGTATGGGTACATGTCAAGAAATCATCGTTGCTGGTCAAGGCGCATTCGCTAACATCACTCAACTTTGTGTTGACCCATCACTAGCTAAAACTCTAGTTGTTGGCCAAGAGCACACATTCACATTCGCTAACTCTGTAACTCCAGAAATCACTACTGTTGTTAAAGAAGTAACTGACACTGTTAAATCTGGCGACCTACACCGTTTCTTCGGTGGCGATAAAGGCGCTGGCGTATTCATGAACGGTTTCTTCCCAGTAATGATGTTCGGTCTACCAGGTGCTGCACTTGCAATGTACCTAGCTGCTCCTGCTGAAAAACGTAGCCAAGTTGGTGGTGCACTATTCTCAGTAGCATTCTGTTCATTCCTAACAGGTATCACAGAGCCGCTAGAATTCATGTTCGTATTCCTAGCTCCTGCTCTATACGCAATGCACGCTGTATTCACTGGTCTGTCTCTAGTAGTTGCTAACATGTTTGGTACTCTGCACGGTTTCGGTTTCTCTGCTGGTCTTATCGACTTCGTATTGAACTGGGGTCTAGCAACTAAACCTCTAGTACTTCTAGCAATCGGCCTTGGCTTCGGTGCTCTATACTTCTTCACATTCTCTTTCGCAATCCGCGCTTTCAACCTGAAATCGCCTGGTCGTGAAGATGATGACGCTGCAGCGACTCCAGCTGGCGAAGCTCCAAAAGGCGACCTTGCACGTCAATACCTGAAAGCTCTAGGTGGTCACGAGAACCTAACTTCAATCGACGCTTGTATCACACGTCTACGTCTAACTCTTAAAGACCGCTCTGTTGCTGACGAAGCAGTTCTTAAGAAACTAGGTGCTAAAGGTGTTGTTAAGCTAGGTGAAAACAACCTACAAGTTATCCTAGGCCCTCTTGCTGAAATCGTAGCTGGCGAAATGAAAGCTATCGGTGCAGGTGAAGACCTATCTGATGTAAAACTTCCATAG